Sequence from the Egibacter rhizosphaerae genome:
GCCGACGCGGCGCGGAACGAGCTGATGGGTCGGTTTGACCTGAGCGAGGTGCAGGCGACCGCGATCCTCGACATGCAGCTGCGGCGCCTCGCCCAGCTGGAGGCGCGCCGCATCCAGGAGGAGCACGACGATCTCGTCGCGCTCATCGCCGAGCTCGACGCGATCCTGGGCGACCCCACCCGCCTCGACGGCCTGTTGTCCGAGGAGCTCGCAGCGCTGGCCGAACGGCACGCGAGCGGTCGCCGCACGCGGCTCGCCGGCCCGGGGGAGGCCCCGGAGGCCGCGTCCGCGCCGGTGGCGGTGGGGGAGGAGCCGCTGCCCGAGCTCGGCGCCCAGCCGATCACGGTGTACGCGAGTCGCCAGGGCTACCTGCGCAGCGTTCCGCAGAAGCGGACGTCGACCGCCCACGGTGTCCCGAAGGATCCGGTGGCGACCGTCGTGCGCGCCACCACGGACGACGTACTGCTGCTCGTCGATGCCACGGGCACGGCGTACCGGGTGGCGCTGGCCGACGTCCCGGTCGTGACGATGCGCCAACGGGGGAGCACGATCGCGCAGCTCCTCGGTGAGGCCCCCGCAGCCCCGATCGTGGGGGCGATCCCGCTGCGTGCGGAGACCGCCTCCCTGCTCACCGTGTCCGCGCGCGGCCTGGTGAAGCGCACCGCGCGCGAGGAGTTCGGGGGTCGCGCGCGCCGCGTGGGCGCCGCCAAGGTCAAGGACGGGGACGAGATCGTCGCCGCGCTGGCGTGCGGGGAGGACGACGAGCTCGTGCTCGCCCACGACGCGGGCCACGCCATTCGCTTCCCGGCCGAGGAGATCCGCCCGATGGGCCGGACGGCGACCGGGGTGGCCGGACTCAAGCTGCCCGCCGGCGCCCGGGTGGTGGGGTCCAGCGTCGTGTCCGCCGCGGAGACCGAGCAGGCCGAGATCCTGGCCCTCGCCGAGGACGGGTCCGCGCGGCGGTACCCCCTTGACGAACTGCCTCGGCAGGGACGGGGCGGCAAGGGGGTGCAGGCCGGGTTCACGGCGCTCGCGTGGTGCGGCGTCGCGACCGACCTGCACCTCGTGGACGACGGCGGCGCGCGGCTCCTGCGGCCCGCCGAGGTCCCGATCGGCCGCCGGACCGGTCGCAGCGCCGAGCGGGTCGCCGGTCGGATCGCGGCCGTGGGTCCCGAGCGAGGGGCGGTGTAGCCCGCGTGGCATTCGAGTTGGAGCCCGTCCGGCCGCTGCCCGACGAGGTCCGGCGCGTGGCGGGTGAGACCCTCGACGACGCACTCGGACGCCTCCGGGGCGAGACCGGCGAGACGCTCGAGATGCGGATCCACGAGGCCCGCAAGCGCACCAAGGAGGCGCGGGCGGTGCTCAGGCTCGCGCGTCCCGCCCTCGGGGAGAGCGCCTTCCGGGCGCACAACCGGGCGCTGCGAGACGCCGCCCGGCTGCTCTCGCCCGTGCGGGACGCGCAGGTGTTGCACACGCTGGTCGCGGACCACGACGTCGAAGCGGCGGCGGTGGATGCACCCGACCCCGACGCCGCGGAGCGGGCGGCCGAGGCCCTCGAGGCGCGCGTGCGGTCCGAGCAGGGGCGCCTGGCGCAAGCACGGACGGTGCAGCGGACCGTGGAGGCGATCGCGGAGGTGCGCTCGGGGGTGGCCGAATGGCCGCTGGTGGGGGACCGTTGGCGGACGATCGGCCCGGGGTTGCGTCGGAGCTGGAAGCTCGCGCGCGACGGGATGGCCGAGGTCGCCCGCGGCCGGGCCGCGGAGGCACGGCACGAGTGGCGCAAGCGCGTCAAGGACACCTGGTACCACCTGCGGCTGCTGACGCCGCTGTGGCCCGAGTCGCTCGCCACGGAGGCGGAGGAGGCCCACCGCCTCTCGGACCTGCTGGGTGATGTCCAGGACCTCGCGGTGCTGGTTCACGAGCTGGGGGCGGGGTCCGACCTGGCGCTGGCGGAGGCGGACCGCGAGGCACTGAGTGCCTGGGCGGCGCGACGACAGGTACCGCTCCTCACCGAGGCACTGCGCCTGGGCGCACGGGTGCACGCGGAGCGGCCGCAGGCCTACGAGGCCCGCATGAAGGCGTACTGGCACGCGGCCCGGGAGACGGATCCGCGTGCGGCGGAGGTGGCCGAGAGGGTGGCCGCCCCCCGTGACCGCGCACCGACCGCCTCCGTGGCGCTCGACTGATGGAGGTCGCCGACGCCCTGCGCCGGCGCCGCATGGTGCGCCACTACGACGGGCGCCCCGTGCCCGACGACGCGCTCGCGCGCATCGTCGACGCCGCGCGCCGCGCACCCACCGCCGGACACGCCCAGGGCCAGCACGTGGTCATCGTCGCCTCCGAGGAGGGACGCCGAGCCGTCGCGGCACGCTGCCACGAGGCCGAGCACGTCGCGCGCGGACGCCCCCCTTGGTTGTCCTCCGCGCCCGTGCACCTCGTGTTGTGCGCCCGACCCCAGGACTACCGGGACCGGTACGCCGCGGTGGACAAGGCCGCGCCGGAACGTCCCGACGCCTGGCCCGTGCCGTTCTGGTGGGTCGATGCCGGGCAGACGCTGATGGCGCTGCAGCTCGCCGCCGTCGACGAGGGTCTCGCGGCCGGCTTCCTCGACATCGCCGACCGCGCGGGGCTGCGACGAGACCTGGCCATCCCCGACGAGGTCGAGCCGATCGGTGTGCTCACGGTCGGCTACCCGGGAGACCGCGACGCCGTGGTCGGCTCGGCGCGCCGGCCCCGGCGACCGCGCACCGAGGTCCTGCACGTCGAGCGGTGGGGTGCGGACCCCCCACGCGACACCTGAGCCCGGGGCCGCAGCCGCCTCGCCCCACGCGCGGACCCGCCTGGCCTGGCTTCATAGAGCCGGAGCCGCCTCGTCGTAACCGGGGCCGGAGTCCCCCGCCTCACGCGGGGCCGGAACCCCCCGCCTCACGCGGGGGCGGCGCCTTCGGCCGGAGGGTGGGGATCGCGGCGGGGCTCAGTCGACGAGGCGGTCGCGATGCCCTGCACCATGGGCTGGAGCCGTTCCGCCCGCCCCGGGGTCGGGTGCGTGGTCAGGTCGTCGACGCGAAAGCCTGCGGCACGGATGGCCGTGAGGGTGTCGCGGTTGAGGTGGCAGCCGTTGCCGAGGCGGCGGCCGAGCGGTGTCAGGCGGTCCTGCCAACGGGACACCGCAGGGTCGCTGGCGCGCACGTGCTCGAGGAACAGAAACCGGCCGCCCGGTCGCAGGACGCGCCGGACCTCGGCGAGCGTCGCGTCGACGTCGTCGACGCTGCACAGGACCATGGTGGTGACGACCGTGTCGACGCTGGCGTCGGTGACCGGCAGCCGCTCGGCGGGGGCGTCGAGCACCTCGGCCGGGGAGCGGGCGAGCTCCTCGCGTCCGCACAGCCGTCGACGCATGTGCGGGTCGGGCTCGGTGAGGAGCAGCCGGGTCACCGTCGTGGGGTAGCGGCCCAGGTTCGCCCCCGTGCCCGCGCCGAGCTCCAGCACGGTGCCGGCGGCGTCGGCGAGCAGCGCGTCCCGGCGGGGACCGATCACCGTGGCCTCGTACTTGGCACTGGCCCGGTCGTAGAAACGGGCATACAGGCGGCCCATGTCGATACCTCCTCTCACGTTCACGGATCGTCTCGTGCGAACTGCGTGGATCGCCGGATGCTCTAACGGGCGGTGGTGACCGTCACCTCGATGTCGTCGCCGTCATCGATGGCCCGAAGCATGCGGCCCTGCCCCGTCCGGGCGCCTCTCCGCGCGGGACGAAATGCTTCTCCGCTGCGGAGCGGTCCGGTGCGGGAGCCGCCTCCGCCCCGAGGAGGAGAACGATGTGGCCAGTTCCGCCCCGGGGTGGTGGAGGTCGCCAGGCATCCGGGGTGGAGGTCGCCAGGCATCCGGGGTGGAGGTCACCACGCATCCGGGGCGCTGGGTGTCGCCACCCCGGTGAGCCCCCGGTGACCGTGCTAGTCGAGGTGGTGGCTGACCGTCGCCACGGCTTCCTCGAACGAGGCCTCGAACTTCTCGACGCCCTCGGTCTCGAGCTCCTTGGTGACCTGGTCGAGGTCCACCCCGTCGGCGGCGAGCGCGTCGAGCTCCTGCCGGGCGTGCTCCGCGGTGCCGGAGAGCCGGTCCGCGATGTCGGCGCCGGACCGCGTCGCGTCGACGGTGGCCGGCGGCATCGTGTTCACGGTGTCCGGTCCGGCGAGCGCCTCGACGTACTTCGTCGCCCGGTACTGCGGGTCCTTCGTGGACGTGGAGGCCCAGAGCGGGCGTTGCGGGTGGGCCCCGGGGATGTCGGCGAGCGGGTCGTCCGGGCCCCCGTCGTTGGGAAGGCGGGTCCGGAAGGCCTCGTAGGCCAGGCGGGCGTTCGCGACCGCGGCGGCGCCACGTCGAGGATGGTCGTCACCGAGGAGCGGGTCGACCTTGCCGTCGACACGGCTCACGAAGAAGGAGGCCACGCTCTGCAGTCGACGGACGTCGCCCCCCGCCTCGTGGTGGGCCCGCACGCCCTGAATGAACGCGTCGATCACCGCCTCGTAGCGAGCGACCGAGAACAGCAGGGTCACGTTCACGTTGACGCCCTCGGCCAGCAGCCGCGTGATCGCCGGCAGCCCCGGCTCGGTGCCGGGCACCTTGACCATGAGGTTGGGACGGTCCAGGGAGCGCGCGAGCTGCAGGCCCTCGTCGATCGTCGCGTCCGTGTCGAACGCCTTGGTGGGGTCCACCTCGATCGACACGAGGCCGTGCACCCCGTCCGTGGCGTCCCAAACCGGACGGAACAGGTCGCACGCCTCACCGACGTCGTGCATCGCGAGCGCCCAGAACGCCTCGCGCGGATCCGCGCCCCGCAGCTCGGCGAGCTGGGCGGCGTACGCGTCGTCCTCGCTGAAGGCGTCGGCGAAGATCGTCGGGTTGCTCGTGAGCCCCCGGATCTCGTCGGCATCGCGCAGCGCGGCCAGGCGACCCTCAGGACCGAGCCAGCTGCGCCTGATCGCGTCGAGCCAGACCGCCTGACCGAGACCGTGGAGATCGTGCAGCGGGTTGGACATCGGGGACTCCCTTCGAGCATTGGTCAACGGTCGCTGGCCCCCGAGACGAGCGTGCGGGCGGCGCCGGCGACCCGTTCGGGCGTGAACCCGAAGTGCGCGAACACGTCGCCGGCGGGCGCCGACGCGCCGAACTGGTCGAGCGCGACGTGGGCGTCGGCCCAGCGGCTCCACCCGAAGCTCGTAGCGGCCTCGACCGACAACGTCGGCAGTCCGCTCGGCAGCACGGCCTCGCGCTCGTGCGCGTCGCGTTCGGCGAACCGCTTCCAGGATGGCATGGACACCACGATCGCCGAGACGCCGTCCCCGGCCAGATGGTCCGCAGCGTCGACCGCCAGCGACACCTCGCTGCCGGTCGCGACGAGCGCGAGGTCGGGCGCCGCCGCGTCACGCACGCGATACGCCCCGCGCGCGACGGCGTCGGCGTCCGTGCCCTCCAGGACGGGCAAGCCCTGGCGGGTCAAGGCGAGCGCCGTGGGCCCGTCCGACCGTTCGAGGGCGCACCGCCAGGCCCCGACCGTCTCGGTCGCGTCGGCCGGGCGGATGACGTCGACGTTGGGGATGGCGCGCACGGCCGCGAGGTGCTCGACCGGTTGGTGCGTGGGGCCGTCCTCGCCCAGGCCGATCGAGTCGTGGGTGAACACGAGCACGGTCGGCTGGTGCATCAGGGCGGCCAGCCGCAGGCTCGGGCGCAGGTAGTCGCTGAAGATGAGGAACGTGCCGCCGAACGGGCGCAGGCCACCGTGCAGGCAGAGGCCGTTCAGCGTCGCGGCCATGCCGTGCTCGCGGACCCCGAAGTGCAGGTTGCGCCCGGTGTAGTCGTGGCGGGCGACGTCGCCGCCGTCGGCGATCGTGGTGTTGTTGCTGGCGGCCAGGTCCGCCGACCCCCCGACGAGCTCGGGCACGCGGGGGGCGAGGGCGTTGATGACCTGCTCGCTCGCCTTGCGGGTCGCGAGCTTCTGTCCGGTCTCGAAGCTCGGCAGGTCCTCGTGCCAGCCCTCGGGCAGGCGACCGGCCAGCACGCGATCGAGCTCGTCCGCAGACTCCGGGTGTGCCGCCCGGTAGGCCTCGACCGCGGCGTCCCACTCGCGGCGCAGGGCTCCACCGCGCGGGCGCTGGTCGGCGTGCGCGTACACCTCGTCGGGTACCTCGAACGGCCCGTGCGGCCAGCCGAGCGTCTCCTTCGCCGCGGCGATCTCGTCGGCCCCCAACGGCGAGCCGTGCGCCGCTGCCGTTCCCTGCTTGCCCGGGGCCGGCCACCCGATGACGGTCGGCACCCGCACCAGCGTGGGCGCCCCCTCGTTGGCGAACGCTTGCCCGATCGCGCGGTCGAGCGCGCCCGGATCCTCGACGTCGTCGCACGAGAGCGTGTGCCAGCCGTACGCCGCGAAGCGGGCCAGGACGTCCTCGGTGACGAAGGTCTTCTCGGTGGACCCGTCGATCGTGATGCCGTTGTCGTCCCAGAAGACCACGAGGCGGTCGAGGCCGAGATGGCCCGCCAGGCTCGCCGCCTCCGCCGCGACGCCCTCCATCAGGTCACCGTCGCTCGCGATCACGACCGTGCGATGGTCGATGACGGTGTGGCCGGGCTGGTTGAACCGGGCGGCGAGTAGCCGCTCCGCCAGCGCCATGCCGACCGCGTTGCCGAAGCCTTGACCCAGCGGCCCCGTGGTCGTCTCCACCCCGGGGGCGTCGCCGTACTCCGGGTGTCCCGGCGTCATCGACCCCAACTGGCGGAAGCGCTGCAGCTCCTCGAGCGGGAGTTCGTACCCCGTGAGGTGCAGCAACCCGTACAGCAGCATCGACGCGTGGCCCGCCGACAGCACGAGGCGGTCGCGGTCGGGCCACGCGGGGTCGGCGGGATCGTGGGCCAGCCAGCGCGTTCCGAGCGTGTACGCCAACGGCGCCAGACCCAGCGGCGCGCCGGGATGGCCCGACTGCGCGTTCTCGACCGCGTCCATGGCCAACGCGCGCAGGGCGGTGATCGCGACCGCGTCGAGCTCGGTCGCGGGTTGGGGTTCGACCGTCGTGCTCACCAGCGTCCTCGTTTCGGTCGATTCGGATCGGATCCGGTCGGGATGGACGGCTTCGGGCGGGCGTGCGAACCATGAGCGGGCTCCGAGGGGTCCCGGGGGGTCCAGCCACGCGCCCGTCGCCGTCGGGGGACCTCCGGGTAAGGATGGCAGCCTGGCTCGCCGCCCCGCAAACGAGTCCGCTCGCTCCATCAGTGTGGGGGCCGCGGTGTCCGTCCGACGCACGTTTCATGCCCGTCCGAGCAGTTCGGCCACGTCGGGGATGACCGCGCGAGTCGCCACCGCGCAGCGTCGGGCGGTGTTGTCGAGCGTCGAGAAGTCGAGGGTGCGGACGGCCGTGTCGATCCGCGGGCGGATCACGAGGTCCGCTGCGAGCAGCCGCTCCTCGGCGAAGGCTCGACTGCCGATCTCCACGCCTCGGACGAGTCCCCGAAGCCAGCTGTCGAGCTCCATGTCCTCGAGCGGCCGGTCGGGGTAGACGGCCACGACGACGTCGGCGCCGAGCTCGCGGGCCACGTCGATGGGGGCGGGATCCGAGAAGGTCCCGTCGAACAGAAGGCCGCCGTCGGCGGCGATGGGATCGCTCACCCCCGGGAGTGCGGAGGCCGCCAGGGTCGCCGTCGTGAGGTCCCCGCTGCGGATGACGCGGCGCTCGGCGGCCAGCAGGTCCGTGGCGGTCAGCGCGAGTGGCAGCCGCGTCGCCTCCACCGTCGTCGAGCCGAGCAGCTCGGTGAGCGTGCTGCGCGCGAACGTCTCGTAGCCCTGCCGACCCCACGTCCACACGCTCGGCGCGAGTTGGCGGGCGCTCCGGAGCACGCCCCGCAGCCGCGCGAAGGGATCGGCCTGCGGGTCGGTCGGCGCCAGGGTGGGCAGTCGGGACCGGTCCGTCGCCTGCAGTGCCGCTTCCCAGTCCACCCGCGCGGCGAAGATCGACGCGACGACCGCGCCGGTGGAGACACCGACGACGACATCGGGGCGCAGCCCCGCCCGCTCGAGCGTTCCGAGCGTGCCGGCCTGCCCGAGTCCCCGCACCCCGGCCCCGGTCAGCACCACGCCGAGCCGCCGCCCGGCGGGGTTCGACGACTGGCTCATGGCTCGCACGGAGCGCGGTCGGAATTCATCCCCGCATAGTGGCGTCCGTCGGCGGGTCGAGCCACCGGATCGCCCGGACTAGACTCGTCGGCGACGCCCGTGACGCGTCGAGCCTTCCGCGCGCGGAGCCCGTGCCGGCCGCCAACCAACCGGAGCCGTGGTGTCCCCGAATCGCCGCCCAGGCCCCCGTCCCCTCGCCGGTCATCGGTGCCGTCGGGCCAGTCGTCGAGACGGATCGTGGGGTGCTCGATGACCGCGATCGCGAGCGACGCACCCCCAATAGGGGGCCGGGAGCTGGCGCGGGCGTACCTCGCGCTCACCAAGCCGCGGATCATCGAGCTGCTGCTCGTCACGACGGTGCCCGCGATGCTCGTCGCCGAGCGCGGGTGGCCGGGCACCGGGCTGGTGCTGGCCACGCTGGTCGGTGGGGCGCTCGCGGCGGGCAGCGCGAACACCTTCAACTGCTACGTGGATCGCGACATCGACCGGCGGATGCCGCGCACCGCCGAGCGTCCGACGGCCACGGCGCGGATCACGCCGAACCAAGCCCTGCGCTTCGGCATCCTGCTCGGACTGGCCTCCGTGGCCTGGTTCGTGGCGACCGTTCACCTGCTCGCGGCCACCCTCGCCCTGGGCGCGATCCTCTTCTACGTGTTCGTCTACACGATCGCGCTGAAGCGTCGCACGGCGCAGAACATCGTCATCGGCGGCGCGGCCGGGTGCATGCCGGTGCTCATCGGCTGGTCGGCGGTCACCGGGTCGGTCGAGCTGCCCGCCCTGGTGATGTTCGCCATCGTGTTCTACTGGACGCCGCCGCACTTCTGGGCCCTGGCCCTGCGCCACCGCGAGGAGTACGCGGCGGCCGGGGTCCCGATGCTCCCGGTGGTCGCGTCGAGTCGTGAGACCACGCGTCAGATCCTGCTCTACACGGTGATGACCGTGTGCGTCACGCTCATGTTCGGTGCGGCCGCGCAGCTCGGATGGCTCTACATGGGGGCCTCCGTGGTGCTCGGCGGTTGGTTCCTCTGGTCAGCGTGGCGGTTGCATCGGGCGCCCGACCGAGATGGCGCCATGCGCCTGTTCAAGGTCTCGATGCAGTACCTGGCGCTGCTGTTCGTCGTCATGGGCGTGGACGCGGTCGTCATTGTGTGACGCCGTCCGTCTAACCGGCACGGCGGACTCACCGGGGGCCCCGGCGGACCTCGCGCGCCGCGGCCGCCGCGTCCCCTCGCGGATTCGCGAGGAGGTCCACCCAGAGCCACAACTGCTTCGACAGCGGGTAGAACCCGATCGGCAGTCCGATCATGAGCCCGACACCGCCGACGAGGAACAGCATCCAGGGCGGGTCCGGCCACGTGAGCAACAGGCCCCCGATGAAGAAGGCGAAGAAGCCGGCCTGCGCGGCACCGATGTTCACGATCATGGCGCCGACCCAGTACCCCTCCTCACGCTCGAAGGGCATCGCGCAGGTCGGGCAGCGATCCCGAAGCTCGAACCAGCCCGAGAACACGCCGCCGCCCCCGCAGACCAGGCATCGGCGCCGCAACGCGCGGGCGAGCATCCGCATCGGTCCGGCGGGCAGCGGCGCTCGCGGATCCGACCGGGGCGATCTCCCGGGATCGTTCGCGCCGCTCGATGAGGAAGCCATGCGGACTCGGTTCCTGTGGCTCACGTCGGGCGCCCGTCCGCGGCCGGTGGGCGGCCGTGGATGCGGGGACGTGGGTCGCGCGGGGGCGGGACCGTCGGCCCGTTCCGCGGCGGGATCGGTGGGATACTTGTCTCCAGGTTGGCGCTTGGCAACGCCTCCCGCCGAGGCCACCACGACCGAACGAGAGGAGCCGGCCATGCGCGTGCGCGAGTGGATGAGTCCCGACCCGGTGGCGGTCTCCCCGACGACCCCCATCGGTGAGGCCCGTCGGCTCATGCGGTACTACGGCGTTCGCCACCTACCGGTGGTCGCCGAGGACGGGCTGATCGGGATCGTCAGCGACCGGGACGTGCGCATCGACGATCGGGCCCTCGACGAGGTGGCGGCGCTGGAGCGGCTCGGCGAAGCGAAGGGCGAGGACACCGGGGTCGAGGCCGTCATGACCACGCGGGTCCACACGATCGCGCCCAACGAGGGCCTTCAGGCCGCGACCCGGACGATGCTCTCGCACCGGGTCAGCGCGCTGCCCGTGGTCGATGAGGACCGCCACCTGGTCGGGATCGTCACGACGACCGACTGCCTGCTGGGCAACCTCTCGACCGAGGAGCCGCTGGCCAGCGAGGGCTGACCCGCGCGGGCGTCGCGCCGCGGTCGCCTAGTTCTTGCGGTCGTCGTTCGAGCGACGCTCGGCGAGGTACGCGGCCGCCTCGGCCCGCCGGGAGACCTGGAGCTTCGACAGGATCGTCGAGACGTAGTTCTTCACCGTCTTCTCGGCGAGGTGGATCTGCTCGCCAATCTCGCGGTTCGTGCGGCCCTCGGCGATCATCTCGAGGATGCGGGCTTCGGTGGGGGTGAGGCGAGCCAACCGGGGATCCTCGTTGCCCTGCGGGTTGCGGACCCGATCGAGCACCCGGGCGGTCACCGCCGGGTCGAGCAGCGACTCGCCCTTGCCGACCCGGCGGATGCCGTCGACCAGTTCGGACCCGCGGATCTGCTTCAGGACGAACCCGGCAGCACCGGCCATGATCGAGTCGAAGAGGGCCTGATCGTCCGAGTACGACGTGAGCATGAGCACCGACATCCAGGGGTTCTCGGCGCGGATGTCGCGGCACGCCAGGACCCCGGACCGGTCCGGTAGGCGGACGTCCATCACGATCACGTCCGGCTTGTACGAGCGGGCGCGCAGCACCGACTCGTCCGCGGTGCCGGCCTCGGCCACCACCTCGAGGTCCTCGTGGGCCTCGATCATGGCGCGTAGGCCCTGGCGCACGACCTCGTGATCGTCCACGAGCATCACCTTCGTCACCGCGTCCTCCTCGTGCTGTTCGCGCACGGCGAGCTATGCCGCCGCGTCGGCGAGTTCCAGGGTCAGGGTGACCGTGGCACCGTGCCCCGGGGTGCTGTCGATCGAGAGGGTGCCGCCGATCGAGTCGGCACGCTCGTGCATGTTCTCGACCCCGCGGCCTGCTCGCGGTTCCCGCGGGCTGAAGCCGACTCCATCATCGCGGATCTCGAGCACGAACCGCGAGCCCTCGAATCGCCCTCGGATGTGCACCTCGCCGGCCCGCGCGTGCTTCGTGGCGTTGGTGAGGGCTTCCCGCGCGATCGCGAGCACGTCGGGTACGTACGTTTCCGACAGTCGCGCGTCGAGGTCGCTGGGCAGGTCGAGCTCCGGTCGTGTGAGCGCCTGCACCTCGTGCTCCCGGGCGAGCTCGACGAGGCCGCGGGAGGGCCCGAGATCGCTCGCGTGACCGGGACGCAGGTGGAAGATCGCGCTGCGCAGCTCACGGATGGCATCGTCCAGCGCGTCGACGGTCTCGTCGATGCGCTCGCGGACGCGTTCGGGGTCGGACTCGACGATCGGACGAGCCGCCTCGAGCCGCATCCCGGTGGAGAAGAGGGCTTGGATCACGCTGTCGTGCAGCTCGCGGGCCATGCGCTCGCGCTCGTCGGCGACCGCGACGGATTGCAGCTGGTCGGACAGGAGCGCGTTGTCGATCGCTGCACCGGCCTGGGCCGAGAGGGCCATCAGGAGTTGCTCGTCCTCGTCGTCGAAGCCACCGGGCTTCTCGGTGAGGTAGAGGTTGCCGTAGATGCGGCCACGGGAGCGCACGGGGGCGCCGAGGAAGGTCGTCATCTCGGGGTGGTTCGGCGGGAAGCCGTACGAGCTCGGGTGCTCGCGAATGTCGTCGAGCCGGATGATCCGCGGCTCGCGGATCAGGAGCCCGAGCACGCCCTTGCCAGTGGGGTAGTGACCGATCAGCTCGATGGTCTCGGCGTCGATGCCGACGGTGAGGAAGCGCGAGATGTTGCCGTCCTCACCGAGCACACCGAGGGCGGCGTACTGGGCGCCCGTCACGTCCCGAGCCAACTCGACGATCCGCCCGAGCACCCGCTCGAGCGAGAGCTCCCCAGCCAACGCCGAGGCGGCGTCGGCGATTCCCTTGAGGCGGTCGGGTGTTTCCACGGCGATCGTAGCCTAACGGCCGCGGCGGGCACGCTCCGAACAGCCGGTCGGGGGTGTTCGTCGACTGCCGGAGAGCGCCAGCGGCGCCACTACGCGCGCATCATGCGCCGTCCGGTGATCCTCGACGGCAACACGCGCACGTAGTGGTCGCGATCGCCGGGCGCCCACGGACGCAGCCCGATCGCGCGGACCCGTGCGAGCTCCGAGGGATCGGCGACCTCCTCGGCGGTGCCCTGGACCATGACCGACCATCCGGTCCGCGACGCCATGTCGAGGTCGTCGACCTGAAAGGTGGCCGGCGGGCGGCTGGCGAGGTGGTCGAGACGCTCGCCGAAGTCGATGCGGATCACGACCGCGCCCTCGAAGAACGAGAAGTTGACGGGCAGCACCTCGATGTGCGGTCACGAGCGTGCCGTCTCGGCGATCGCCGCGCCACCTGTGCGTGTCCTTGAAAGGATGCCCGCACCGTGCTCGATTGTCGCGGGCCGAACGGCCCGGCGCGTTCGCCCGCTCGCCCCGGCTTCCCGCGGTGGCGTGGATCGTTTCGATCGGTGCCGGCCCGCGGCGCGTTCCGCGCGCGTTGTGACCGGACTACGGCCGCTCGTCCCACCGGAACAGCGTGCTCGCGGAGGCGATGGCAGCCAGAGCCCATACGGCGAGGATCCCGAGGGCCCCCCATGCGACCGCCCCTTGTGCCGTTGCGCGGAGGACCCCCGCGAGCGCCGCGGTCGGCAGCGTGGCCGAGAATGCGGCGAGCGGCGCGGGGAGGGACGGCGGGGGAATGACCACGCCGCCGAGCAGCAGGAGCGCCAGGAACACGAGGTTGATGAGCGCCAGCGCACGCAAGGCAGGCAGACGCCCGGCTGCGAGCAGCCCCAGGCCCGCGAACGCGCCGGTCCCGACGACCCATCCGCCGACGGCGGCCAGGGCGGCCCCCACCGTCGGCGTGGGGCGCCATCCGAGCGCGACAGCCGCGCCGACGAGGAGCACGACCTGCGCGCCCTGGATGGCGAGGACCGCGAGGGCCTTCGCGGC
This genomic interval carries:
- a CDS encoding ABC transporter permease — encoded protein: MTSTEDPAAGPASPVARVRAQAALELRLLARNGENALVTAVIPTAVLVFFVLVPVVPVAPGPDARVDALAPGVLAIAAMGSAMVALGISTAFERDHGVLARLGTTPLRRSELLAAKALAVLAIQGAQVVLLVGAAVALGWRPTPTVGAALAAVGGWVVGTGAFAGLGLLAAGRLPALRALALINLVFLALLLLGGVVIPPPSLPAPLAAFSATLPTAALAGVLRATAQGAVAWGALGILAVWALAAIASASTLFRWDERP
- a CDS encoding pyridoxamine 5'-phosphate oxidase family protein; this translates as MLPVNFSFFEGAVVIRIDFGERLDHLASRPPATFQVDDLDMASRTGWSVMVQGTAEEVADPSELARVRAIGLRPWAPGDRDHYVRVLPSRITGRRMMRA
- a CDS encoding CBS domain-containing protein, which translates into the protein MRVREWMSPDPVAVSPTTPIGEARRLMRYYGVRHLPVVAEDGLIGIVSDRDVRIDDRALDEVAALERLGEAKGEDTGVEAVMTTRVHTIAPNEGLQAATRTMLSHRVSALPVVDEDRHLVGIVTTTDCLLGNLSTEEPLASEG
- a CDS encoding GAF domain-containing sensor histidine kinase; protein product: METPDRLKGIADAASALAGELSLERVLGRIVELARDVTGAQYAALGVLGEDGNISRFLTVGIDAETIELIGHYPTGKGVLGLLIREPRIIRLDDIREHPSSYGFPPNHPEMTTFLGAPVRSRGRIYGNLYLTEKPGGFDDEDEQLLMALSAQAGAAIDNALLSDQLQSVAVADERERMARELHDSVIQALFSTGMRLEAARPIVESDPERVRERIDETVDALDDAIRELRSAIFHLRPGHASDLGPSRGLVELAREHEVQALTRPELDLPSDLDARLSETYVPDVLAIAREALTNATKHARAGEVHIRGRFEGSRFVLEIRDDGVGFSPREPRAGRGVENMHERADSIGGTLSIDSTPGHGATVTLTLELADAAA
- a CDS encoding DUF983 domain-containing protein, producing MASSSSGANDPGRSPRSDPRAPLPAGPMRMLARALRRRCLVCGGGGVFSGWFELRDRCPTCAMPFEREEGYWVGAMIVNIGAAQAGFFAFFIGGLLLTWPDPPWMLFLVGGVGLMIGLPIGFYPLSKQLWLWVDLLANPRGDAAAAAREVRRGPR
- a CDS encoding response regulator transcription factor, encoding MLVDDHEVVRQGLRAMIEAHEDLEVVAEAGTADESVLRARSYKPDVIVMDVRLPDRSGVLACRDIRAENPWMSVLMLTSYSDDQALFDSIMAGAAGFVLKQIRGSELVDGIRRVGKGESLLDPAVTARVLDRVRNPQGNEDPRLARLTPTEARILEMIAEGRTNREIGEQIHLAEKTVKNYVSTILSKLQVSRRAEAAAYLAERRSNDDRKN